Proteins from a genomic interval of Sugiyamaella lignohabitans strain CBS 10342 chromosome C, complete sequence:
- the SPS19 gene encoding Sps19p (Peroxisomal 2,4-dienoyl-CoA reductase; auxiliary enzyme of fatty acid beta-oxidation; homodimeric enzyme required for growth and sporulation on petroselineate medium; expression induced during late sporulation and in the presence of oleate; GO_component: GO:0005782 - peroxisomal matrix [Evidence IDA] [PMID 9268358]; GO_component: GO:0005777 - peroxisome [Evidence IEA,IEA]; GO_function: GO:0008670 - 2,4-dienoyl-CoA reductase (NADPH) activity [Evidence IEA]; GO_function: GO:0008670 - 2,4-dienoyl-CoA reductase (NADPH) activity [Evidence IDA,ISS] [PMID 9268358]; GO_function: GO:0016491 - oxidoreductase activity [Evidence IEA]; GO_process: GO:0030437 - ascospore formation [Evidence IEP,IMP] [PMID 7969036]; GO_process: GO:0009062 - fatty acid catabolic process [Evidence IDA,ISS] [PMID 9268358]; GO_process: GO:0055114 - oxidation-reduction process [Evidence IEA]; GO_process: GO:0030435 - sporulation resulting in formation of a cellular spore [Evidence IEA]): protein MTAPVLFKNMFSLAGKTAVITGGSGGLGLSVSKYLLQAGASLALIDNNLPKLEPAAADLSKWYNEPVNKVEYEHKQIISSWACDISDATQVESTIQAIRAHHAKPLDILINAAGYCENISAVEYPALNIKRIVDVNLNGSLFMAREFAKSLIADNHPGSIILVASMSGSIINYPQPQTPYNMTKAGVIHLAKSLASEWAAHNIRVNSLSPGYILTPLTKAIIDSDARLKAEWESKVPLGRMADPSEFAGPIIYMSSAASSYMTGHDLVVDGGYTFW from the coding sequence ATGACTGCTCCTGTTTTGTTTAAGAACATGTTTTCACTGGCTGGCAAGACTGCCGTCATCACTGGAGGTTCCGGTGGTCTTGGTTTGTCTGTGTCCAAGTACCTTTTGCAAGCTGGTGCCTCTTTGGCTCTTATTGATAACAATCTCCCCAAGTTAgagcctgctgctgctgacctCAGTAAATGGTATAACGAGCCTGTCAATAAAGTCGAGTACGaacacaaacaaatcaTTTCTTCATGGGCCTGTGACATTTCCGACGCTACTCAAGTCGAGAGCACCATTCAAGCCATTCGTGCCCACCATGCCAAGCCCCTCGATATTCTCATCAACGCTGCTGGATACTGTGAGAATATCTCTGCTGTCGAGTACCCTGCTCTTAATATCAAGAGAATTGTCGATGTCAACCTTAATGGATCTCTTTTCATGGCCAGAGAGTTTGCCAAGTCGCTTATTGCCGACAACCACCCTGGTTCTATCATCTTGGTCGCATCCATGTCTGGATCCATCATCAATTATCCTCAACCACAAACCCCATACAACATGACCAAAGCTGGTGTCATCCACCTTGCCAAATCGCTCGCTTCTGAATGGGCTGCTCACAACATCCGAGTCAACTCTCTGTCTCCCGGATACATTCTGACCCCCCTCACCAAAGCCATCATCGATtccgacgcccgactcaAAGCCGAATGGGAGAGCAAAGTGCCTCTTGGTCGCATGGCCGACCCCTCGGAGTTCGCTGGCCCCATTATTTACATGTCCTCCGCCGCCTCTTCATACATGACCGGCCACGACCTGGTCGTTGACGGTGGTTACACCTTCTGGTAA